In Ornithorhynchus anatinus isolate Pmale09 chromosome 17, mOrnAna1.pri.v4, whole genome shotgun sequence, the following proteins share a genomic window:
- the CLUH gene encoding clustered mitochondria protein homolog isoform X1, whose amino-acid sequence MAWTGVLAACCCCRQLTETLFRVRPHGPGAEDEEENEEAPLLPKPPAAAPRTGPSDGPFPDLIPSGAVVAGGDPRTMARGACGGSRGPGPPPAESAPRPSAVLLADLGLGVGTGKPGQPQLPGGDGRSGVKSEASESGAEPGGEGRPSGDRGSPRPGAEAEVGGPAPPPPPAEVSPRAPVTNTRRTGGPAGGAGPSPETRSCSGPSRCPGGPGPAPTKQRRRRRKRKQLPSGELLPVMALVNGGGENGKEEEPRENGHVEEEEDGEPGDEQEVIVIQDTGFTVKIFAPGTEPFSLQVSPQEMVQEIHQVLMDREDTCHRTCFSLQLDGNILDNFAELKTIEGLQEGASLRVVEEPYTVREARIHVRHIRDLLKSLDPSDAFNGLDCNSLSFLSVFTDGDLGDSGKRKKKAGELEQIDCTPPEHILPGSKERPLCALQPQNRDWKPLQCLKVLTMSGWNPPPGNRKMHGDLVYLYVVTAEDRHVSITASTRGFYLNQSTAYSFNPKPASPRFLSHSLVELLNQISPAFKKNFAALQKKRVQRHPFERIATPFQVYSWTAPQAEHAMDCVRAEDAYTSRLGYEEHIPGQTRDWNEELQTTRELPRKNLPERLLRERAIFKVHSDFTAAATRGAMAVIDGNVMAINPSEETKMQMFIWNNIFFSLGFDVRDHYKDFGGDAAAYAAPSHDLNGVRTYNAVDVEGLYTLGTVVVDYRGYRVTAQSIIPGILEREQEQSVVYGSVDFGKTVVSHPRYLELLEKTGRPLKVQRHRVLNEHDQEVELCSSVECKGIVGNDGRHYILDLLRTFPPDLNFLPGAGEDLPEECRRLGFPRPHRHKLCCLRQELVDAFVEHRYLLFMKLAALQLMQQKTGKAESVPPLENGTPSLTSGAEPKAGERSGSGQADEGGSGLAQVKELAESVASEGTVDPKSREVIQNACKAVGSVSSTSFDIRFNPDIFSPGVRFPDSSREEVQDQKQLLKDAAAFLLSCQIPGLVKDCVEHVVLPMDGATLAQVMHQRGINMRYLGKVVDCVMKSPARPQLDHVYKIGISELITRSAKHIFKTYLQGVELSGLSAAISHFLNCFLSSFPNPVAHLPADELVSKKKSRKRKSRTPGGADSTAWATVTPQELWKNIGQEARDYFDFALECESVDQAVEGYGLQKITLLREISLKTGIQILLKEYSFDSRHKPAFTEEDILNIFPVVKHVNPKASDAFHFFQSGQAKVQQGFLKEGCELISEALNLFNNVYGAMHVEICGCLRLLARLNYIMGDYSEALSNQQKAVLMSERVLGIEHPNTIQEYMHLALYCFASSQLSTALNLLYRARYLLLLVCGEDHPEMALLDNNIGLVLHGVMEYELALRFLENALAINTKYHGARSLKAALSHHLVARVYESKAEFRSALQHEKEGYTIYKNHLGEQHEKTKESSEYLRCLTQQAVALQRTMNDIYKNGSNANIVPLKFTAPSMASVLEQLNIINGILFIPLSPKDLENLKAEVVRRQQLQDPDKPGEPFPLPLPSAPGQEPSAPTSA is encoded by the exons ATGGCCTGGACCGGCGTGTTggccgcctgctgctgctgccggcaGCTGACCGAGACCCTTTTCCGAGTCCGGCCTCACGGCCCGGGcgcggaggacgaggaggagaatgaggaggcccCTCTCCTGCCCAAGCCTCCGGCGGCCGCCCCCCGCACCGGGCCCAGCGATGGCCCCTTCCCGGACCTGATCCCCAGCGGAGCGGTGGTGGCCGGCGGGGATCCGAGAACCATGGCACGGGGGGCGTgcggcgggagccggggcccTGGGCCGCCCCCCGCAGAGTCGGCTCCTCGTCCTTCCGCCGTCcttctggctgaccttgggctgggggtggggacagggaagcCTGGCCAGCCCCAGCtgccggggggagacgggcggagtGGTGTGAAATCCGAAGCCAGCGAGTCCGGGGCCGAGCCAGGCGGGGAGGGCCGGCCATCCGGGGATCGGGGGTCTCCCCGCCCGGGCGCCGAGGCCGAGGTAgggggcccggcccctccgccgccccctgcAGAGGTGAGCCCCAGAGCCCCGGTGACCAACACCCGGAGGACTGGTGGCCCGGCTGGTggggccggtccttccccggAGACTCGATCTTGCTCCGGGCCATCCAGGTGCCCtgggggccccggccccgcccctaccaagcagaggaggaggaggaggaagagaaagcagcTCCCCAGTGGAG AGCTCCTGCCGGTCATGGCGCTGGTGAATGGGGGCGGCGAGAacgggaaagaggaggagccgCGGGAGAACGGGCacgtcgaggaggaggaggacggggagccgGGCGACGAGCAGGAGGTCATCGTCATCCAGGACACGGGCTTCACCGTCAAGATCTTCGCGCCGGGGACCGAGCCTTTTTCTCTACAG GTCTCTCCGCAGGAGATGGTGCAGGAGATCCACCAGGTGCTCATGGACCGCGAAGACACATGCCATCGCACCTGCTTCTCCCTGCAGCTGGACGGCAACATCCTAGACAACTTCGCTGAGCTCAAGACCATCGAGGGGCTGCAGGAGGGGGCCTCGCTCCGAGTGGTGGAAG agccctACACGGTCCGCGAGGCCCGGATCCACGTGCGCCACATCCGGGACCTGTTGAAGAGCCTGGATCCCTCCGACGCCTTCAACGGCCTGGACTGCAACTCGCTGTCCTTTCTGAGCGTCTTCACCGACGGCGACCTTGGCG ACAGCGGCAAGCGGAAGAAGAAGGCCGGGGAGCTGGAGCAGATCGACTGCACGCCCCCCGAGCACATCCTGCCCGGGAGCAAGGAGCGGCCGCTGTGCGCCCTGCAGCCGCAGAACCGCGACTGGAAG cccctgcaGTGCCTCAAGGTGCTCACCATGAGCGGCTGGAACCCACCCCCCGGCAACCGCAAGATGCACGGAGACCTGGTCTACCTGTACGTGGTCACGGCCGAGGACCGCCATGTCAGCATCACCGCCTCCACCCGCGGCTTCTACCTAAACCA GTCCACGGCGTACAGTTTCAACCCCAAGCCTGCCAGCCCCCGTTTCCTCAGCCACTCCTTGGTGGAGCTCCTCAACCAGATCAGCCCGGCCTTCAAAAAAAACTTTGCTGCCTTGCAGAAGAAAAG GGTCCAGCGCCACCCCTTCGAGAGGATCGCCACCCCATTCCAGGTGTACAGCTGGACGGCGCCCCAGGCCGAGCACGCCATGGACTGCGTGCGGGCCGAAGACGCCTACACCTCGCGGCTGGGCTACGAGGAGCACATCCCTGGACAG acgCGGGATTGGAACGAGGAGCTGCAGACAACACGAGAGCTGCCCCGGAAGAACCTGCCCGAGCGGCTGCTGAGGGAACGAGCCATCTTCAAG gtaCACAGTGACTTCACGGCGGCGGCCACCCGGGGGGCCATGGCGGTGATCGACGGGAACGTGATGGCCATCAACCCCAGCGAGGAGACCAAGATGCAGATGTTCATCTGGAACAACATCTTCTTCAGCCTGGGCTTCGACGTGCGCGACCACTACAAGGACTTCGGGGGCGACGCGGCCGCCTACGCCGCCCCCAGCCACGACCTGAACGGCGTGCGCACCTACAACGCCGTGGACGTGGAGGGCCTGTACACGCTGGGCACCGTGGTGGTGGACTACCGCGGCTACCGCGTCACGGCCCAGTCCATCATCCCGGGCATCCTGGagcgggagcaggagcagagcGTCGTCTACGGCTCGGTCGACTTCGGCAAGACGGTGGTGTCGCACCCGCGCTACCTGGAGCTGCTGGAGAAGACGGGGCGGCCGCTGAAGGTGCAGCGACACCGCGTGCTCAACGAGCACGACCAGGAAGTGGAGCTGTGCTCCTCGGTCGAGTGCAAGGGCATCGTGGGGAACGACGGGCGCCACTACATCCTGGACCTGCTGCGCACCTTCCCGCCCGACCTCAACTTCCTGCCCGGGGCCGGCGAGGACCTGCCCGAGGAGTGCCGTCGCCTCGGCTTCCCGCGGCCCCACCGCCACAAGCTCTGCTGCCTCCGCCAGGAGCTGGTCGACGCTTTCGTGGAGCACAG GTACCTCCTGTTCATGAAGCTGGCGGCCCTGCAGCTGATGCAGCAGAAGACGGGCAAGGCGGAGAGCGTCCCCCCACTGGAGAACGGCACCCCCTCCTTGACCTCGGGGGCCGAGCCCAAGGCCGGCGAGCGGTCCGGGTCCGGGCAGGCCGACGAGGGCGGGAGCGGCCTGGCCCAGGTCAAGGAGCTGGCCGAGTCCGTCGCCTCCGAGGGCACAG TGGATCCCAAGAGCCGAGAGGTGATCCAGAACGCCTGCAAGGCCGTGGGCTCGGTGAGCAGCACCTCCTTCGACATCCGCTTCAACCCGGACATCTTCTCGCCAG GGGTCCGCTTCCCTGACTCCAGCCGGGAAGAAGTACAGGACCAGAAGCAGCTGCTGAAGGATGCGGCGGCCTTCCTGCTGTCCTGCCAGATCCCCGGCTTG gtgaAGGACTGCGTGGAACATGTGGTTTTGCCCATGGACGGGGCCACCCTGGCACAGGTTATGCACCAACGTGGCATCAACATGCGCTACTTGGGGAAGGTGGTGGACTGCGTGATGAAGAGCCCAGCCCGCCCCCAGTTGGACCATGTTTAT aAAATCGGCATCAGCGAACTCATCACGCGCTCAGCTAAGCACATCTTCAAGACTTACCTGCAG ggCGTGGAGTTGTCGGGCCTGTCTGCGGCCATCAGCCACTTCCTCAACTGCTTCCTCAGCTCCTTTCCCAACCCCGTCGCCCACCTTCCAGCCGACGAGCTGGTCTCCAAGAAgaaaagcaggaagaggaagTCGCGGACCCCCGGCGGGGCCGACAGCACGGCCTGGGCCACCGTGACGCCCCAGGAGCTCTGGAAAAACATTGGCCAAGAGGCCCGGGACTACTTTGACTTTGCCCTGGAATG CGAGAGTGTCGACCAGGCGGTGGAAGGGTACGGCCTGCAGAAGATCACCCTCCTTCGCGAGATCTCCCTGAAGACTGGAATCCAG aTCTTGCTGAAGGAGTACAGCTTTGACAGTCGGCACAAACCGGCCTTCACGGAGGAGGACATCCTCAACATCTTCCCCGTGGTCAAGCACGTCAACCCCAAGGCCTCGGACGCCTTCCACTTCTTCCAGAGCGGCCAGGCCAAAGTGCAGCAAG GGTTCCTGAAGGAGGGCTGCGAGCTCATCAGCGAGGCCCTGAACCTGTTCAACAACGTGTACGGCGCCATGCACGTGGAGATCTGCGGCTGCCTGCGCCTGCTGGCCCGCCTCAACTACATCATGGGTGACTACTCGGAG GCCTTGAGTAACCAGCAGAAAGCCGTGCTCATGAGCGAGCGTGTATTGGGCATCGAGCACCCGAACACCATCCAGGAGTAT ATGCACCTGGCGCTGTACTGCTTTGCGAGCAGCCAGCTGTCCACGGCCCTGAACCTGCTGTATCGCGCCCGCTACCTCCTGCTGCTGGTGTGTGGGGAAGACCACCCCGAGATGGCCCTCCTGGAC AACAACATCGGGCTGGTGCTGCACGGGGTGATGGAGTACGAGCTGGCGCTGCGCTTCCTGGAGAACGCCCTGGCCATCAACACCAAGTACCACGGGGCCAGGTCCCTCAAGGCAGCGCTCAG CCACCACTTGGTTGCCCGAGTGTACGAGAGCAAAGCGGAGTTCCGGTCAGCCCTGCAGCACGAGAAGGAGGGGTACACCATCTACAAGAACCAC CTGGGGGAGCAGCACGAGAAGACCAAGGAGAGCTCGGAGTACCTGAGGTGTCTGACGCAGCAGGCGGTGGCTCTGCAGCGCACCATGAACGACATCTACAAGAACGGCTCCAACGCCAACATCGTGCCCCTCAAG TTCACAGCCCCCAGTATGGCCAGCGTCCTGGAGCAGCTCAACATCATCAACGGGATCCTCTTCATTCCGCTCAG cccgaaAGACCTGGAGAACCTGAAGGCCGAGGTGGTGCGGCGACAGCAGCTCCAGGACCCCGACAAGCCCGGCGAGCCgttccctctcccgctcccctcggcGCCCGGCCAGGAGCCCTCCGCCCCCACCTCAGCATGA
- the CLUH gene encoding clustered mitochondria protein homolog isoform X2, translating into MVIKTDELPPAAPADTPREPGPQGGGKGRLGPPELLPVMALVNGGGENGKEEEPRENGHVEEEEDGEPGDEQEVIVIQDTGFTVKIFAPGTEPFSLQVSPQEMVQEIHQVLMDREDTCHRTCFSLQLDGNILDNFAELKTIEGLQEGASLRVVEEPYTVREARIHVRHIRDLLKSLDPSDAFNGLDCNSLSFLSVFTDGDLGDSGKRKKKAGELEQIDCTPPEHILPGSKERPLCALQPQNRDWKPLQCLKVLTMSGWNPPPGNRKMHGDLVYLYVVTAEDRHVSITASTRGFYLNQSTAYSFNPKPASPRFLSHSLVELLNQISPAFKKNFAALQKKRVQRHPFERIATPFQVYSWTAPQAEHAMDCVRAEDAYTSRLGYEEHIPGQTRDWNEELQTTRELPRKNLPERLLRERAIFKVHSDFTAAATRGAMAVIDGNVMAINPSEETKMQMFIWNNIFFSLGFDVRDHYKDFGGDAAAYAAPSHDLNGVRTYNAVDVEGLYTLGTVVVDYRGYRVTAQSIIPGILEREQEQSVVYGSVDFGKTVVSHPRYLELLEKTGRPLKVQRHRVLNEHDQEVELCSSVECKGIVGNDGRHYILDLLRTFPPDLNFLPGAGEDLPEECRRLGFPRPHRHKLCCLRQELVDAFVEHRYLLFMKLAALQLMQQKTGKAESVPPLENGTPSLTSGAEPKAGERSGSGQADEGGSGLAQVKELAESVASEGTVDPKSREVIQNACKAVGSVSSTSFDIRFNPDIFSPGVRFPDSSREEVQDQKQLLKDAAAFLLSCQIPGLVKDCVEHVVLPMDGATLAQVMHQRGINMRYLGKVVDCVMKSPARPQLDHVYKIGISELITRSAKHIFKTYLQGVELSGLSAAISHFLNCFLSSFPNPVAHLPADELVSKKKSRKRKSRTPGGADSTAWATVTPQELWKNIGQEARDYFDFALECESVDQAVEGYGLQKITLLREISLKTGIQILLKEYSFDSRHKPAFTEEDILNIFPVVKHVNPKASDAFHFFQSGQAKVQQGFLKEGCELISEALNLFNNVYGAMHVEICGCLRLLARLNYIMGDYSEALSNQQKAVLMSERVLGIEHPNTIQEYMHLALYCFASSQLSTALNLLYRARYLLLLVCGEDHPEMALLDNNIGLVLHGVMEYELALRFLENALAINTKYHGARSLKAALSHHLVARVYESKAEFRSALQHEKEGYTIYKNHLGEQHEKTKESSEYLRCLTQQAVALQRTMNDIYKNGSNANIVPLKFTAPSMASVLEQLNIINGILFIPLSPKDLENLKAEVVRRQQLQDPDKPGEPFPLPLPSAPGQEPSAPTSA; encoded by the exons ATGGTCATCAAGACGGACGAGCtgccgccggccgcccccgccgacaCCCCCCGGGAGCCCGGCCCGCAGGGCGGGGGCAAGGgccgcctcggcccgcccg AGCTCCTGCCGGTCATGGCGCTGGTGAATGGGGGCGGCGAGAacgggaaagaggaggagccgCGGGAGAACGGGCacgtcgaggaggaggaggacggggagccgGGCGACGAGCAGGAGGTCATCGTCATCCAGGACACGGGCTTCACCGTCAAGATCTTCGCGCCGGGGACCGAGCCTTTTTCTCTACAG GTCTCTCCGCAGGAGATGGTGCAGGAGATCCACCAGGTGCTCATGGACCGCGAAGACACATGCCATCGCACCTGCTTCTCCCTGCAGCTGGACGGCAACATCCTAGACAACTTCGCTGAGCTCAAGACCATCGAGGGGCTGCAGGAGGGGGCCTCGCTCCGAGTGGTGGAAG agccctACACGGTCCGCGAGGCCCGGATCCACGTGCGCCACATCCGGGACCTGTTGAAGAGCCTGGATCCCTCCGACGCCTTCAACGGCCTGGACTGCAACTCGCTGTCCTTTCTGAGCGTCTTCACCGACGGCGACCTTGGCG ACAGCGGCAAGCGGAAGAAGAAGGCCGGGGAGCTGGAGCAGATCGACTGCACGCCCCCCGAGCACATCCTGCCCGGGAGCAAGGAGCGGCCGCTGTGCGCCCTGCAGCCGCAGAACCGCGACTGGAAG cccctgcaGTGCCTCAAGGTGCTCACCATGAGCGGCTGGAACCCACCCCCCGGCAACCGCAAGATGCACGGAGACCTGGTCTACCTGTACGTGGTCACGGCCGAGGACCGCCATGTCAGCATCACCGCCTCCACCCGCGGCTTCTACCTAAACCA GTCCACGGCGTACAGTTTCAACCCCAAGCCTGCCAGCCCCCGTTTCCTCAGCCACTCCTTGGTGGAGCTCCTCAACCAGATCAGCCCGGCCTTCAAAAAAAACTTTGCTGCCTTGCAGAAGAAAAG GGTCCAGCGCCACCCCTTCGAGAGGATCGCCACCCCATTCCAGGTGTACAGCTGGACGGCGCCCCAGGCCGAGCACGCCATGGACTGCGTGCGGGCCGAAGACGCCTACACCTCGCGGCTGGGCTACGAGGAGCACATCCCTGGACAG acgCGGGATTGGAACGAGGAGCTGCAGACAACACGAGAGCTGCCCCGGAAGAACCTGCCCGAGCGGCTGCTGAGGGAACGAGCCATCTTCAAG gtaCACAGTGACTTCACGGCGGCGGCCACCCGGGGGGCCATGGCGGTGATCGACGGGAACGTGATGGCCATCAACCCCAGCGAGGAGACCAAGATGCAGATGTTCATCTGGAACAACATCTTCTTCAGCCTGGGCTTCGACGTGCGCGACCACTACAAGGACTTCGGGGGCGACGCGGCCGCCTACGCCGCCCCCAGCCACGACCTGAACGGCGTGCGCACCTACAACGCCGTGGACGTGGAGGGCCTGTACACGCTGGGCACCGTGGTGGTGGACTACCGCGGCTACCGCGTCACGGCCCAGTCCATCATCCCGGGCATCCTGGagcgggagcaggagcagagcGTCGTCTACGGCTCGGTCGACTTCGGCAAGACGGTGGTGTCGCACCCGCGCTACCTGGAGCTGCTGGAGAAGACGGGGCGGCCGCTGAAGGTGCAGCGACACCGCGTGCTCAACGAGCACGACCAGGAAGTGGAGCTGTGCTCCTCGGTCGAGTGCAAGGGCATCGTGGGGAACGACGGGCGCCACTACATCCTGGACCTGCTGCGCACCTTCCCGCCCGACCTCAACTTCCTGCCCGGGGCCGGCGAGGACCTGCCCGAGGAGTGCCGTCGCCTCGGCTTCCCGCGGCCCCACCGCCACAAGCTCTGCTGCCTCCGCCAGGAGCTGGTCGACGCTTTCGTGGAGCACAG GTACCTCCTGTTCATGAAGCTGGCGGCCCTGCAGCTGATGCAGCAGAAGACGGGCAAGGCGGAGAGCGTCCCCCCACTGGAGAACGGCACCCCCTCCTTGACCTCGGGGGCCGAGCCCAAGGCCGGCGAGCGGTCCGGGTCCGGGCAGGCCGACGAGGGCGGGAGCGGCCTGGCCCAGGTCAAGGAGCTGGCCGAGTCCGTCGCCTCCGAGGGCACAG TGGATCCCAAGAGCCGAGAGGTGATCCAGAACGCCTGCAAGGCCGTGGGCTCGGTGAGCAGCACCTCCTTCGACATCCGCTTCAACCCGGACATCTTCTCGCCAG GGGTCCGCTTCCCTGACTCCAGCCGGGAAGAAGTACAGGACCAGAAGCAGCTGCTGAAGGATGCGGCGGCCTTCCTGCTGTCCTGCCAGATCCCCGGCTTG gtgaAGGACTGCGTGGAACATGTGGTTTTGCCCATGGACGGGGCCACCCTGGCACAGGTTATGCACCAACGTGGCATCAACATGCGCTACTTGGGGAAGGTGGTGGACTGCGTGATGAAGAGCCCAGCCCGCCCCCAGTTGGACCATGTTTAT aAAATCGGCATCAGCGAACTCATCACGCGCTCAGCTAAGCACATCTTCAAGACTTACCTGCAG ggCGTGGAGTTGTCGGGCCTGTCTGCGGCCATCAGCCACTTCCTCAACTGCTTCCTCAGCTCCTTTCCCAACCCCGTCGCCCACCTTCCAGCCGACGAGCTGGTCTCCAAGAAgaaaagcaggaagaggaagTCGCGGACCCCCGGCGGGGCCGACAGCACGGCCTGGGCCACCGTGACGCCCCAGGAGCTCTGGAAAAACATTGGCCAAGAGGCCCGGGACTACTTTGACTTTGCCCTGGAATG CGAGAGTGTCGACCAGGCGGTGGAAGGGTACGGCCTGCAGAAGATCACCCTCCTTCGCGAGATCTCCCTGAAGACTGGAATCCAG aTCTTGCTGAAGGAGTACAGCTTTGACAGTCGGCACAAACCGGCCTTCACGGAGGAGGACATCCTCAACATCTTCCCCGTGGTCAAGCACGTCAACCCCAAGGCCTCGGACGCCTTCCACTTCTTCCAGAGCGGCCAGGCCAAAGTGCAGCAAG GGTTCCTGAAGGAGGGCTGCGAGCTCATCAGCGAGGCCCTGAACCTGTTCAACAACGTGTACGGCGCCATGCACGTGGAGATCTGCGGCTGCCTGCGCCTGCTGGCCCGCCTCAACTACATCATGGGTGACTACTCGGAG GCCTTGAGTAACCAGCAGAAAGCCGTGCTCATGAGCGAGCGTGTATTGGGCATCGAGCACCCGAACACCATCCAGGAGTAT ATGCACCTGGCGCTGTACTGCTTTGCGAGCAGCCAGCTGTCCACGGCCCTGAACCTGCTGTATCGCGCCCGCTACCTCCTGCTGCTGGTGTGTGGGGAAGACCACCCCGAGATGGCCCTCCTGGAC AACAACATCGGGCTGGTGCTGCACGGGGTGATGGAGTACGAGCTGGCGCTGCGCTTCCTGGAGAACGCCCTGGCCATCAACACCAAGTACCACGGGGCCAGGTCCCTCAAGGCAGCGCTCAG CCACCACTTGGTTGCCCGAGTGTACGAGAGCAAAGCGGAGTTCCGGTCAGCCCTGCAGCACGAGAAGGAGGGGTACACCATCTACAAGAACCAC CTGGGGGAGCAGCACGAGAAGACCAAGGAGAGCTCGGAGTACCTGAGGTGTCTGACGCAGCAGGCGGTGGCTCTGCAGCGCACCATGAACGACATCTACAAGAACGGCTCCAACGCCAACATCGTGCCCCTCAAG TTCACAGCCCCCAGTATGGCCAGCGTCCTGGAGCAGCTCAACATCATCAACGGGATCCTCTTCATTCCGCTCAG cccgaaAGACCTGGAGAACCTGAAGGCCGAGGTGGTGCGGCGACAGCAGCTCCAGGACCCCGACAAGCCCGGCGAGCCgttccctctcccgctcccctcggcGCCCGGCCAGGAGCCCTCCGCCCCCACCTCAGCATGA